A genomic segment from Necator americanus strain Aroian chromosome III, whole genome shotgun sequence encodes:
- a CDS encoding hypothetical protein (NECATOR_CHRIII.G12774.T1) — translation MLEYCRKNAQEDLMDVCRKFTRSTLQLEVRTKNHVHAKKEVLLFIWWSVHGVEYWELPAEGCTVTADVYIEQLRNLTANLENARLQQHEIYFRHENARSHIARTTKVEVMLDHFTTPTVFPGPGSLQLPPFFLSPTSSGWARLPNPR, via the coding sequence ATGCTGGAGTATTGTCGTAAAAACGCCCAGGAAGATTTGATGGACGTCTGCAGGAAGTTTACAAGGAGCACGCTCCAGCTAGAAGTACGTACTAAAAACCACGTACACGCCAAAAAAGAGGTTCTGCTCTTCATCTGGTGGAGCGTACACGGCGTCGAATACTGGGAGCTGCCTGCAGAGGGATGCACAGTGACCGCAGACGTCTACATTGAGCAACTGAGGAATTTAACGgcaaatctcgaaaatgcacGCCTGCAGCAGCACGAAATCTACTTCCGGCACGAAAACGCTCGGTCGCACATTGCAAGAACGACCAAAGTTGAAGTTATGCTGGACCATTTTACAACACCCACAGTATTCCCCGGACCTGGCTCCCTCCAAttaccaccttttttcctatctccaACGTCATCTGGATGGGCAAGACTTCCAAATCCACGATGA
- a CDS encoding hypothetical protein (NECATOR_CHRIII.G12773.T1) has translation MIVAFVALLLIPVVFTQGTRICKDCTTGDCVSPSDRDMLTNSLNNFEKASIILRFNPKPTSLTWSWLLFTDAQISSLRSAQLEEGGCLRSVLNTIAYFFQSRHLSGGGAEVIPELFDAAVSLLEVLSTSCPLSQEKNALRGLASGIRSKVSEVSGIGAYKWEIEEFLSIVKAVNGKYGNVVPRCPRVEHRTALKEIEDLY, from the exons ATGATCGTTGCTTTCGTTGCACTTCTTCTTATTCCAGTAGTATTTACTCAAG GTACTCGCATCTGTAAAGACTGCACAACTGGCGACTGTGTGTCGCCTTCTGATAGGGATATGCTGACGAATTCCCTTAACAATTTTGAGAAGGCGAGCATAATTCTAAGATTTAATCCGAAACCCACATCCTTGACCTGGAGCTGGTTATTATTCACGGATGCCCAAATAAGTAGTCTTCGTTCCGCGCAACTCGAAGAAGGAGGTTGTCTGAGAAGTGTTCTGAACACAATTGCGTACTTTTTCCAAAGCAGACATTTATCGGGAGGCGGCGCTGAAGTAATACCAGAGTTGTTTGATGCTGCTGTTTCACTCTTGGAAGTGTTGTCGACTTCTTGTCCTCTTTCTCAAGAGAAAAATGCACTTCGAGGTCTTGCCTCTGGAATCAGAAGTAAAGTGTCAGAAGTCAGTGGTATTGGTGCTTATAAATGGGAAATAGAGGAATTCTTGTCGATCGTAAAAGCTGTTaatggaaaatatggaaatgtgGTTCCCCGTTGCCCCAGAGTCGAACACAGAACGGCTTTGAAAGAGATTGAAGATTTAtactga
- a CDS encoding hypothetical protein (NECATOR_CHRIII.G12775.T1) → MNNGEGKESTSDSGSFVGKFEAILHTLFEEYGKKSSRPKSLSEDQKNIARCLQELVSTGELKIDNAASETTSLCDGFIGDWESTGIKSAAVQQLIALLNRPHVRGVLISAEDISSNRYLPRLPSVPFEVDEDEGIVVKVVRIVKRDETLGATIRNDHGKIYIARLIAGGVAARSGCIQEGDRILEVNGLPASDLSVDDVARILNRVDKGSVSLKLVPADMSTRTENGTPHVYLRALFDYKGKEDSRHPCPEVALSFNIGDILELLACNDDHWWQARRIGNGAFASLEDGKASSRIGIIPSEALQLTKKVSESEQKPTDGQGSSRSGSNHETDIYESVCRLFPRTGISRTIVLVGPPGVGRNELKRRLLSRYPRRFTTTVPHTTRPKRTGEVEGVDYYFTERSVMEKMIYSGQMLEFGEFRGNLYGTALCSVRDAQQAGIPLITPHPLALQLLRTHEFLPFIVFIQPPDAATFKNTRGVNASLPRGSSGQSKRTSITRMFSDAEIQQIIDGGTMLYKQYGHLFDATITNKDLEESTTQLIHLINELETKPSWVPLSWATNLCSE, encoded by the exons ATGAATAATGGGGAAGGAAAGGAGTCGACTAGTGACTCGGGCAGTTTTGTCGGAAAATTTGAAGCGATTCTTCATACGTTGTTCGAGGAGTACGGGAAAAAATCATCCCGTCCGAAAAGTTTGTCAGAAGATCAGAAAAATATCGCTCGTTGCCTACAAGAACTTGTCAGTACTGGGGAACTGAAGATTGACAATGC AGCCTCCGAAACAACATCATTATGTGACGGGTTCATCGGCGACTGGGAGTCTACCGGCATTAAGTCAGCAGCTGTACAGCAGCTTATTGCGCTGCTTAACCGCCCGCATGTTCGG GGTGTGTTAATCAGCGCAGAAGATATTTCATCTAATCGATATCTGCCAAGATTGCCATCTGTTCCTTTCGAAGTTGACGAAGACGAGGGAATTGTTGTCAAAGTT GTGCGAATCGTGAAACGAGACGAAACACTAGGAGCAACAATAAGAAACGATCACGGTAAAATTTATATCGCTCGATTAATCGCTGGTGGTGTAGCGGCACGGAGTGGCTGTATTCAG GAAGGTGATCGAATTTTGGAAGTGAATGGTCTGCCTGCTTCTGATCTTTCCGTGGACGATGTGGCTCGGATTTTGAATCGGGTAGACAAGGGTAGTGTATCGTTGAAGTTGGTTCCTGCCGATATGTCAACACGGACTGAGAACGGGACTCCACATGTTTACCTGCGCGCTTTA TTCGATTACAAAGGCAAAGAAGATAGTCGGCATCCTTGTCCTGAAGTGGCGCTTTCCTTTAACATAGGTGATATCCTAGAACTCTTAGCATGTAATGATGATCACTGGTGGCAG GCACGACGTATTGGAAATGGTGCTTTTGCCAGCCTTGAGGATGGAAAAG CATCGTCGCGCATAGGGATTATACCTTCTGAAGCGCTACAGCTCACGAAAAAAGTGTCAGAAAGTGAACAAAAGCCGACTGATGGTCAAGGATCGAGCCGATCCGGAAGTAATCACGAG ACAGATATCTACGAGTCTGTATGTCGACTATTTCCACGAACTGGTATTTCTAGAACGATAGTCCTTGTAGGACCACCAGGAGTTGGGAG GAATGAATTAAAACGTCGCTTATTGTCCCGGTATCCGCGACGATTCACCACGACCGTTCCACATACGACTAGACCTAAGAG AACTGGAGAAGTGGAAGGTGTGGACTATTATTTCACCGAAAGATCGGTCATGGAGAAAATGATCTACTCTGGACAAATGCTCGAATTTGGAGAGTTTCGGG GGAACCTCTATGGAACTGCACTATGTTCTGTGCGGGATGCTCAACAGGCTGGAATTCCATTGATAACTCCTCACCCACTGGCGCTTCAACTACTAAGGACACATGAGTTCTTGCCTTTCATTGTATTCATTCAACCGCCTGATGCAGCCACCTTTAAG AATACTCGAGGAGTGAATGCATCTCTTCCACGTGGCTCCTCTGGGCAGTCGAAAAGAACCAGTATAACAAGAATGTTTTCGGATGCAGAAATACAACAGATTATCGATGGTGGAACGATGCTTTACAAACA ATATGGTCATCTTTTCGACGCTACTATCACTAATAAGGATCTCGAAGAAAGCACCACACAACTCATTCACCTGATCAATGAACTAGAGACAAAACCATCGTGGGTGCCGCTCAGTTGGGCAACAAACCTCTGCTCAGAAtga